The Saccharothrix variisporea genome has a segment encoding these proteins:
- a CDS encoding TAXI family TRAP transporter solute-binding subunit gives MNRRLFLLALLTAGCTGGSSAAGLRIAAGEKGGLYFDFATLLAAQLPGVVVETQGSLENLDQLRDGRAQIALALADAAGTADPALELRALGRVYENYLQLVVREDDPAQTVADLAGRRVSLGAAGSGASLSGERMLATTGLARTVQVEHLRLGEAAQALVDKRIDALLWSGGVPTPTLARLSGIRLLPLASLLGGLRNAYGSVYEQVPVPVGVYGAGREVPTIGVANLLVCRASLPDDVAAEVTRTLVSRAAALVPDQALGTQFLDVRSLIGTAGLPLHPGAAETYRDLHG, from the coding sequence GTGAACCGCCGCCTGTTCCTGCTGGCCCTGCTCACCGCCGGCTGCACCGGTGGCTCGTCCGCCGCGGGCCTGCGCATCGCCGCCGGCGAGAAGGGCGGCCTGTACTTCGACTTCGCCACCCTGCTGGCCGCCCAGCTGCCCGGCGTGGTGGTGGAGACCCAGGGCAGCCTGGAGAACCTGGACCAGCTGCGCGACGGCCGTGCCCAGATCGCCCTGGCGCTCGCCGACGCGGCCGGCACCGCCGACCCGGCCCTGGAACTGCGCGCCCTGGGCCGGGTGTACGAGAACTACCTGCAACTGGTGGTGCGCGAGGACGACCCGGCCCAGACCGTGGCGGACCTGGCGGGCCGGCGGGTGTCCCTCGGCGCGGCGGGGTCGGGCGCGTCGCTGTCCGGCGAGCGGATGCTGGCCACCACCGGCTTGGCCCGGACCGTGCAGGTGGAGCACCTGCGGCTGGGCGAGGCCGCGCAGGCGTTGGTGGACAAGCGGATCGACGCGCTGCTGTGGTCCGGCGGGGTGCCGACGCCCACCCTGGCGCGCCTGTCCGGCATCCGCCTGCTGCCGCTGGCGAGCCTGCTCGGCGGGCTGCGGAACGCGTACGGGTCGGTGTACGAACAGGTCCCCGTGCCGGTCGGCGTGTACGGGGCGGGGCGCGAGGTGCCGACCATCGGCGTGGCGAACCTGCTGGTGTGCCGGGCGTCGCTACCCGACGACGTGGCCGCCGAGGTGACCCGGACGCTGGTGTCGCGGGCGGCGGCCCTGGTGCCGGACCAGGCGTTGGGGACGCAGTTCCTCGACGTGCGCAGCCTGATCGGCACGGCGGGCCTGCCGCTGCACCCCGGTGCCGCCGAGACGTACCGCGACCTGCACGGCTAG
- a CDS encoding TetR/AcrR family transcriptional regulator — protein sequence MTDLARWGMPRNRRPQDREEKRGEIVAAATRLFVEEGYDPTTVARIGREAGVTSNTVYWYFKDKDEVLVAVLDALFAQFLAGVAERSAESPVEQLLWAVGELRRVDRLITTVHARVAASESLRVWHDGFHGQVEAILRWHLAALGVPEAEQDAMTRIGVFVVEGMLTHTGDTTGDRAIVETLVRSARGIAAVPSSRGSG from the coding sequence ATGACCGATCTGGCCAGGTGGGGGATGCCGCGTAACCGACGCCCGCAGGACCGGGAAGAGAAGCGCGGGGAGATCGTCGCCGCGGCCACGCGGTTGTTCGTGGAAGAAGGCTACGACCCCACGACGGTGGCGCGGATCGGGCGCGAGGCCGGGGTGACCTCCAACACCGTCTACTGGTACTTCAAGGACAAGGACGAGGTACTGGTCGCTGTTCTGGACGCGCTGTTCGCGCAGTTCCTGGCCGGCGTGGCGGAACGCTCGGCCGAATCGCCGGTCGAGCAGTTGTTGTGGGCGGTCGGCGAGTTGCGGCGGGTCGATCGGCTGATCACGACGGTGCACGCCAGGGTCGCGGCATCGGAGTCGCTGCGGGTGTGGCACGACGGCTTCCACGGGCAGGTGGAGGCGATCCTGCGGTGGCACCTGGCCGCGTTGGGCGTGCCGGAGGCCGAGCAGGACGCGATGACCCGGATCGGGGTGTTCGTCGTCGAAGGGATGCTGACACACACGGGCGACACCACGGGCGATCGCGCCATCGTCGAGACGTTGGTGCGCAGTGCCCGCGGCATCGCCGCCGTGCCGAGCTCCCGCGGCTCCGGGTGA
- a CDS encoding alpha/beta hydrolase, with protein sequence MGTSAEKDSHTASVRRDVWFESGGVRCAAWLYVPTAEGGPRPLVVMAHGLGAVRGWRLDAFAERFAAQGWVVLVFDYRYLGASEGSPRQLLDIGDQLDDWRAALAYGRSLPEVDPDRIAVWGTSFGGGHVLRVASEDHGVAAVVAQCPFTDGPASLLSRFRAGPLSMIGLVIAAVLDVVGSVFGARPVLAPVVGVWWMPAFLVSPTAIAAATKLIPAGSRLSPRTARVLARLPAVGKGLSPTVETGGQPFRPGDTAVGRDTIWGVMTGPDGDSANAIAARLALRLPLYRPGKDLRKIAAPTLLCVCDDDRAAPARATARLAAGQEHVQVNHYDGDHFDIYVGDLFERAVADQIRFLTTRFTAPAGR encoded by the coding sequence ATGGGAACTTCGGCGGAGAAGGACAGCCACACGGCGTCGGTGCGGCGGGACGTGTGGTTCGAGTCCGGGGGTGTGCGGTGCGCGGCGTGGCTGTACGTGCCGACCGCCGAAGGCGGGCCTCGGCCGTTGGTGGTCATGGCGCACGGATTGGGCGCGGTGCGGGGGTGGCGGTTGGACGCGTTCGCGGAGCGGTTCGCCGCGCAGGGGTGGGTGGTGCTGGTGTTCGACTACCGGTACCTGGGCGCCAGTGAGGGCTCTCCTCGGCAACTGCTCGACATCGGCGACCAGCTCGACGACTGGCGGGCGGCACTGGCCTACGGCCGGTCCCTGCCGGAGGTCGACCCGGACCGGATCGCGGTGTGGGGGACCTCGTTCGGCGGCGGGCACGTGCTGCGGGTCGCGAGCGAGGACCACGGCGTGGCCGCCGTGGTGGCCCAGTGCCCGTTCACCGACGGTCCGGCGTCGCTGCTCTCCCGGTTCCGGGCCGGTCCGCTGAGCATGATCGGGCTCGTCATCGCCGCCGTCCTCGACGTCGTCGGGTCGGTGTTCGGCGCGAGGCCGGTGCTGGCTCCGGTGGTCGGGGTGTGGTGGATGCCCGCCTTCCTGGTGTCGCCGACCGCGATCGCCGCGGCGACCAAGCTGATACCGGCGGGGTCTCGGCTCTCGCCGCGCACCGCCCGGGTCCTCGCCCGGCTCCCGGCCGTGGGCAAGGGGCTGTCCCCGACCGTCGAGACGGGCGGGCAGCCGTTCCGCCCCGGCGACACCGCTGTCGGCCGCGACACGATCTGGGGTGTCATGACGGGCCCGGACGGCGACAGCGCCAACGCGATCGCGGCCCGGCTCGCGTTGCGGCTGCCGCTGTACCGGCCGGGCAAGGACCTGCGCAAGATCGCCGCGCCGACCCTGTTGTGCGTGTGCGACGACGACCGCGCCGCCCCCGCGCGCGCCACGGCCCGCCTCGCGGCCGGGCAGGAGCACGTCCAGGTCAACCACTACGACGGCGACCACTTCGACATCTACGTCGGCGACCTGTTCGAGCGTGCCGTCGCGGACCAGATCCGGTTCCTCACCACCCGGTTCACGGCCCCGGCGGGCCGGTAG